From the genome of Glaciihabitans sp. INWT7, one region includes:
- a CDS encoding helicase associated domain-containing protein: MSVEYVMPEALRAKLLASSESLDALRRPKTPLARQAHWLELLAAFALREGHTNVPQRHEEGGYALGRFVNGQRKAYRAGALSSAWIEALEGLVGWTWDAQADAFASSLALMHSFALREGHADVPRGHIEGGRRLAVFATTQKVMHRAGRLSNERISALGQVTGWTWGVQSDSFTTGLPHLLTFARREGHADVPRGHIEDGFKLGRFAHALQGMYGAGTLSHDRIRRLEQVTGWTWGAHAEAFATATRYLLAFVLREGHADVPQGHIEDGFKLGRFVKSQRAFYNAGTLPEDCIESLESIAGWSWESKSNSFIAALDHLNSFALREGHADVPQNHNEDGFLLGRFVNKQRPEYRANRLSPSRIAALEAVAGWKWNHRTGK, translated from the coding sequence ATGTCCGTTGAGTATGTGATGCCCGAGGCGCTCCGGGCGAAGCTGCTCGCTTCGTCAGAGAGCCTGGACGCGCTCAGGAGGCCGAAGACCCCACTTGCGCGCCAAGCCCATTGGCTCGAACTGCTCGCGGCGTTTGCGTTACGAGAAGGGCACACTAATGTGCCTCAACGTCATGAAGAAGGCGGGTATGCCCTCGGCAGATTTGTGAACGGACAACGGAAGGCCTACCGGGCGGGTGCACTTTCATCAGCTTGGATAGAGGCTCTTGAAGGGCTTGTTGGGTGGACGTGGGACGCGCAGGCGGACGCTTTCGCGAGCTCTCTAGCGCTCATGCACTCGTTCGCGCTCCGCGAAGGGCACGCTGACGTGCCGCGGGGCCACATCGAAGGCGGACGCAGGCTCGCAGTCTTCGCCACGACCCAGAAGGTCATGCACCGCGCTGGAAGGCTCTCCAATGAGCGGATCAGCGCCTTGGGGCAGGTCACCGGCTGGACGTGGGGCGTTCAGTCAGACTCGTTCACAACCGGGTTGCCGCACTTGTTGACGTTCGCCCGCCGCGAGGGCCACGCTGATGTGCCTCGGGGACACATCGAGGACGGTTTCAAGCTAGGCAGGTTCGCCCACGCGCTACAGGGTATGTACGGCGCCGGGACGCTTTCCCATGATCGGATCAGAAGACTCGAACAGGTCACCGGCTGGACCTGGGGTGCTCACGCGGAAGCGTTCGCAACCGCGACACGTTACCTGCTGGCATTCGTCCTCCGCGAAGGCCACGCTGACGTTCCTCAGGGGCACATCGAGGACGGTTTCAAGCTAGGCAGATTCGTGAAGTCCCAACGCGCCTTCTATAACGCAGGAACGTTACCCGAGGACTGCATCGAGTCTCTGGAGAGCATCGCGGGCTGGTCGTGGGAATCGAAGTCAAACTCCTTCATCGCGGCGCTCGACCATCTGAATTCATTTGCCCTCCGCGAAGGTCACGCTGACGTTCCGCAGAACCACAATGAAGATGGGTTTCTCCTCGGCCGCTTCGTGAACAAGCAACGACCCGAATACCGCGCAAACAGACTCTCCCCAAGCCGCATAGCCGCCCTTGAGGCGGTTGCCGGCTGGAAATGGAATCATCGGACCGGCAAATGA
- a CDS encoding helix-turn-helix transcriptional regulator, with the protein MMGTPEHTTDEWEARVGEQFRAIRIQQGLDQEALADRASISRGAVQNLESGHGSSLVTIIKVARALGRTEWLDTLDDTGGEISPIEMLRQKRLEPKPRQRVRMGSAS; encoded by the coding sequence ATGATGGGCACACCGGAACACACGACAGACGAGTGGGAAGCCCGCGTCGGCGAGCAGTTCCGCGCTATCCGCATCCAGCAAGGACTCGACCAGGAAGCCCTTGCGGACAGAGCGTCCATTAGCCGAGGTGCCGTCCAGAACCTCGAGTCGGGCCACGGCTCGAGCCTCGTAACGATCATCAAAGTAGCGCGCGCGCTCGGCCGCACCGAATGGCTCGACACCCTCGATGACACGGGCGGGGAGATCAGCCCGATCGAGATGCTCCGCCAGAAGCGGCTGGAACCGAAGCCCCGCCAGCGCGTTCGCATGGGCTCGGCCAGCTGA
- a CDS encoding type II toxin-antitoxin system HipA family toxin — protein sequence MAFVPTQLIEVIAWGRTVGALASGRTRGAYVFEYDPAWVRSGIEISPIHMPTSQRRYTFPSLSQKTFQGLPPAIADALPDKFGNGLVDAWLAREGVPVSSITALDRLAYLGGRGLGALEFQPDTGAKDLPPTALDLQMLVQSARDAVAGTLNSEGESKQALQQIITVGTSAGGARAKAVVNFNSETQEIRPGHVLPSDGFEAWLLKFDGVGDDHQLGKGGNYGRIEYAYSKMARAAGITMTETRLLEENGRAHFMTKRFDRTAERQKLHTQSLCGMSILDFNTIGVHDYAQYQGAIGELELGASARTEAFRRMVFNVVAANCDDHTKNFGFLMDPDGLWSLAPAYDITHAFNPEGEWTHQHLMSVNGRFEKIRRQDFLTFAERHGVERAASIIGEVNDAVRSWPEFAKEAGLPAAATAVVAKDHHEVAPAKKKKPAAT from the coding sequence ATGGCGTTCGTCCCGACGCAGCTGATCGAAGTGATCGCCTGGGGCCGCACCGTCGGCGCTCTCGCCAGTGGCCGGACCCGCGGCGCCTACGTTTTCGAGTACGACCCGGCGTGGGTCAGATCCGGCATCGAGATCTCACCCATCCACATGCCGACGTCGCAACGCCGATACACATTCCCCAGCCTGTCGCAGAAGACCTTCCAAGGCCTCCCGCCCGCGATCGCAGACGCCCTCCCGGACAAGTTCGGCAACGGCCTGGTCGACGCGTGGTTGGCACGAGAGGGCGTACCAGTTTCGTCCATCACGGCCCTGGACCGTCTGGCGTACCTCGGCGGCCGCGGGCTCGGCGCGCTGGAGTTCCAGCCGGACACCGGAGCGAAGGACCTGCCTCCCACCGCACTGGATTTGCAGATGCTCGTCCAGAGCGCGCGCGACGCTGTGGCGGGAACGCTGAACTCTGAGGGTGAATCCAAGCAGGCCTTACAGCAGATCATCACCGTGGGCACGAGCGCCGGTGGCGCGCGCGCAAAAGCGGTCGTGAACTTCAACTCGGAGACCCAGGAGATCCGGCCCGGCCATGTGCTGCCGAGCGACGGGTTCGAAGCGTGGCTGCTGAAATTCGACGGTGTCGGCGACGACCACCAGCTCGGGAAGGGCGGAAACTACGGACGGATCGAGTACGCCTACTCGAAGATGGCGCGCGCGGCCGGCATCACGATGACGGAAACGCGACTGCTCGAGGAGAACGGCCGCGCCCACTTCATGACGAAACGCTTCGACCGGACCGCGGAGCGACAGAAGCTTCACACGCAGTCGCTTTGCGGGATGTCCATCCTCGACTTCAATACCATCGGAGTGCACGACTACGCCCAATACCAGGGAGCGATCGGCGAGCTCGAACTCGGCGCGTCAGCCCGCACGGAAGCGTTCCGTCGGATGGTGTTCAACGTGGTCGCCGCGAACTGCGACGACCACACGAAGAACTTCGGATTCCTGATGGACCCGGACGGACTGTGGTCACTCGCACCGGCGTACGACATCACCCACGCTTTCAACCCGGAAGGCGAGTGGACCCACCAGCATCTGATGAGCGTGAACGGAAGGTTCGAGAAGATACGGCGTCAGGACTTCCTCACCTTCGCTGAACGGCACGGTGTCGAACGGGCCGCGTCGATCATCGGTGAGGTGAACGATGCGGTGCGCTCCTGGCCGGAGTTTGCGAAAGAAGCCGGACTCCCTGCCGCGGCGACCGCCGTGGTCGCGAAGGACCACCATGAGGTCGCGCCCGCGAAGAAGAAGAAGCCGGCCGCAACCTGA
- a CDS encoding helicase associated domain-containing protein: MAIAQSDFNDGMSVEEVSVALRKDRRWKTVFATVKALGLHDEVVKQIIDQAVRRSDTGPGEGGDFDQKVTIDISGDVGERFKVSLKEGLRLAIHREVAGTWNEAYGELAAWLAEHEGVWPSSKKDRSEKERKLGGWVSGQVSLMRKGAMSKERSRYFGELPGWFDRYATANTKNENALEEYIDWTNAHGRPPRHDAADPVEAGLASKRAALSVFVAKFGGVLLGSSDDATPDVR; this comes from the coding sequence GTGGCGATTGCCCAGTCTGACTTCAACGACGGCATGTCAGTCGAAGAGGTTTCCGTAGCGCTGAGGAAAGACCGCCGCTGGAAAACAGTGTTCGCGACTGTGAAAGCGCTCGGGCTCCACGACGAAGTTGTGAAACAGATCATCGACCAGGCCGTTCGGCGGTCGGACACAGGCCCCGGCGAGGGTGGCGACTTCGACCAGAAGGTCACCATCGACATCTCCGGCGACGTCGGGGAGCGGTTCAAGGTGAGCCTGAAAGAGGGACTTCGCCTGGCCATTCACCGTGAGGTCGCCGGCACGTGGAACGAAGCTTACGGGGAGCTGGCGGCCTGGCTCGCCGAGCACGAGGGCGTCTGGCCGTCTTCGAAGAAGGACCGAAGCGAGAAAGAACGCAAGCTCGGCGGCTGGGTTTCCGGTCAGGTCAGCCTCATGCGCAAGGGGGCGATGTCCAAGGAGCGAAGCAGATATTTTGGAGAACTCCCCGGCTGGTTCGACAGGTACGCAACGGCGAACACCAAGAATGAGAACGCCCTCGAAGAGTACATCGACTGGACCAACGCTCACGGCCGACCGCCGCGGCACGATGCTGCCGACCCCGTCGAAGCTGGACTCGCGTCAAAACGTGCAGCTCTGTCCGTGTTCGTGGCCAAGTTCGGCGGCGTTCTGCTGGGGTCCTCAGACGATGCGACTCCCGATGTCCGTTGA